In Tripterygium wilfordii isolate XIE 37 chromosome 23, ASM1340144v1, whole genome shotgun sequence, one genomic interval encodes:
- the LOC119993116 gene encoding protein AUXIN SIGNALING F-BOX 2-like — MNYFPYEVLEHVFDFVTSHRDRNAVSLVCKLWYKIERCSRERVFIGNCYAISPERVIERFPGLKSLTLKGKPHFADFNLVPLDWGGLVYPWIEALVRSRVGLEELRLKRMVVSNESLELLARSFPNFKSLVLVSCEGFTTRGLAAVARNCRFLRELDLQESEVEDYSGHWISCFPDSCSSLVSLNFACLKGEIYLAALERLVARSPNLKSLRLNRAVPTHSLQRILMQAPQLVELGIGSYLPDSHLETFDKLKTAILKCHSIRSLSGILEVSPYYCLTAIHPICPNLTSLNLSYAPGVRGVEFIGLIRRCSKLQRLWILDCIGDKGLGVVASTCKELQELRVFPSDPFVGKSVTEEGLVAISIGCPMLNSLLYFCQQMTNAALITVSKNCPNFTRFRLCILEPNKPDAVTMQPLDEGFGAIVHACKGLRRLSLSGLLTDQVFLYIGMYGEQLEMLSIAFAGDSDKGMQYVLNGCKKLRKLEIMDSPFGNKALLTDMGKYETMRSLWMSSCDVTIGGCKTLAKMMPRLNVEIIDEDDQMESCDDDSQKVERMYLYRTLVGPRKDAPDFVRTVGAS, encoded by the exons atgaactaCTTCCCCTATGAGGTTTTGGAGCACGTATTTGATTTTGTGACCTCGCATCGAGACCGGAACGCTGTGTCTCTGGTTTGCAAGTTGTGGTACAAGATCGAGAGGTGCAGTAGGGAGCGGGTGTTCATTGGGAACTGTTATGCGATTAGTCCGGAGAGGGTGATCGAGAGGTTTCCAGGTCTCAAGTCGTTGACCTTGAAGGGGAAGCCGCATTTCGCCGACTTCAACTTGGTGCCACTCGATTGGGGTGGATTAGTATATCCATGGATCGAGGCCCTGGTGCGTAGTCGGGTCGGGCTGGAGGAGCTGAGGCTCAAGAGGATGGTGGTCTCTAACGAGAGCCTCGAGCTGCTCGCTCGTTCGTTTCCAAATTTCAAGTCTTTGGTCCTTGTCAGCTGTGAAGGGTTCACCACCCGTGGTCTTGCAGCTGTGGCTAGAAATTGCAG GTTCCTTAGGGAGCTGGACCTGCAAGAAAGTGAAGTGGAGGACTACAGTGGCCATTGGATTAGTTGCTTCCCGGACAGCTGCTCTTCTCTTGTCTCATTGAATTTTGCGTGCCTCAAGGGAGAGATCTATTTAGCTGCTCTTGAGAGGCTTGTTGCAAGATCACCGAACCTCAAGAGTTTGAGGTTAAATCGTGCTGTTCCCACCCACTCTCTACAGCGGATATTAATGCAAGCTCCACAACTGGTAGAATTGGGTATTGGATCTTATTTACCTGATAGTCATTTGGAGACCTTTGATAAATTGAAAACCGCGATACTAAAGTGTCATTCCATTAGGAGTTTGTCTGGTATTTTGGAAGTTTCTCCTTACTACTGCCTGACAGCTATTCACCCAATTTGCCCCAACCTGACCTCCCTGAACCTGAGTTATGCTCCTGGAGTACGTGGTGTTGAGTTCATTGGCCTGATTCGCCGCTGCAGTAAACTTCAACGCTTATGG ATACTGGATTGTATTGGAGACAAGGGACTAGGAGTTGTGGCTTCTACTTGTAAAGAATTGCAGGAATTGAGGGTTTTCCCATCCGATCCTTTTGTTGGGAAATCTGTGACAGAGGAAGGTCTTGTTGCCATATCCATTGGCTGCCCTATGCTTAATTCATTGCTATACTTCTGCCAGCAGATGACCAATGCAGCCCTCATAACAGTATCCAAGAACTGCCCTAATTTCACCCGCTTCAGGCTGTGCATCCTTGAGCCGAATAAACCGGACGCTGTCACCATGCAGCCACTGGATGAAGGTTTTGGGGCTATTGTTCATGCATGCAAGGGTCTCCGGAGGCTGTCCCTCTCGGGCCTTCTAACCGACCAAGTTTTCCTCTACATTGGAATGTATGGTGAGCAGCTTGAGATGCTGTCCATAGCATTTGCCGGAGACAGCGACAAGGGAATGCAGTATGTATTAAATGGATGTAAGAAACTCCGGAAGTTAGAGATCATGGACAGTCCCTTTGGTAACAAAGCACTTCTAACGGACATGGGAAAGTATGAAACAATGCGATCCCTTTGGATGTCATCCTGCGATGTTACCATTGGAGGCTGCAAGACCCTTGCAAAGATGATGCCCAGGCTGAACGTGGAGATCATTGATGAAGATGATCAGATGGAATCTTGTGATGATGATAGTCAGAAAGTAGAGAGGATGTACCTGTACCGTACATTGGTCGGGCCCAGGAAAGATGCACCAGACTTTGTGCGGACTGTAGGTGCATCCTAG